A single Camelus ferus isolate YT-003-E chromosome 3, BCGSAC_Cfer_1.0, whole genome shotgun sequence DNA region contains:
- the NDFIP1 gene encoding NEDD4 family-interacting protein 1 gives MALALAALAAVEPASGSRYQQLQNEEESGEPQQAAGDAPPPYSSISAESAAYFDYKDESGFPKPPSYNVATTLPSYDEAERTKTEATIPLVPGRDEDFVGRDDFDDPDQMRIGNDGIFMLTFFMAFLFNWIGFFLSFCLTTSAAGRYGAISGFGLSLIKWILIVRFSTYFPGYFDGQYWLWWVFLVLGFLLFLRGFINYAKVRKMPDTFSNLPRTRVLFIY, from the exons cTGCAGAATGAAGAGGAGTCTGGAGAGCCGCAGCAGGCTGCGGGGGATGCTCCTCCACCTTACAGCAGCATCTCTGCAGAGAGTGCAG CATATTTTGACTACAAAGATGAGTCTGGGTTTCCAAAGCCTCCCTCTTACAATGTGGCTACCACACTGCCCAGTTATGATGAAGCCGAGAGAACCAAAACTGAAGCTACTATCCCTTTGGTTCCTGGAAGA gatGAGGATTTTGTGGGTCGGGATGATTTTGATGATCCTGACCAGATGAGGATAGGAAACGATGGGATTTTCATGTTAACTTTTTTCA TGGCATTCCTCTTTAACTGGATTGggtttttcctgtctttttgccTGACCACTTCAGCCGCAGGAAGGTATGGGGCCATTTCAGGATTTGGTCTCTCTCTGATCAAGTGGATCCTGATTGTCAGG ttttccaccTATTTCCCTGGATATTTTGATGGTCAGTACTGGCTCTGGTGGGTGTTCCTGGTTTTAG gctTTCTCCTGTTTCTCAGAGGATTTATCAATTATGCGAAAGTTCGGAAGATGCCAGATACCTTCTCAAATCTCCCCAGGACCAGAgttctctttatttattaa